Proteins encoded in a region of the Pelmatolapia mariae isolate MD_Pm_ZW linkage group LG6, Pm_UMD_F_2, whole genome shotgun sequence genome:
- the mtnr1aa gene encoding melatonin receptor type 1A-A isoform X2, producing the protein MTRMGNIFVVSLAVADLVVAIYPYPLVLTSIFHNGWNLGYVHCQISGFLMGVSVIGSIFNITGIAINRYCYICHSLKYDKLYSDKNSVCYVLLIWALTVVAIVPNLFVGSLQYDPRVYSCTFVQSASSAYTIAVVFFHFILPIMIVTYCYLRIWILVIQVRRRVKPDNRPKLTPHDVRNFVTMFVVFVLFAVCWAPLNFIGLAVAIKPEVVIPLIPEWLFVASYFMAYFNSCLNAIVYGVLNQNFRREYKRIVVSVCTARIFFQDSSNDAGERLKSKPSPLMTNNNQVKVDSV; encoded by the coding sequence GGAACATCTTTGTGGTGAGCCTGGCAGTGGCAGACCTTGTGGTGGCCATCTACCCATACCCTCTGGTCCTCACCTCCATCTTCCACAATGGCTGGAACCTGGGTTACGTCCACTGCCAAATCAGCGGCTTCCTCATGGGTGTCAGCGTCATcggctccatcttcaacatcacCGGCATCGCCATCAACCGATACTGTTATATCTGCCACAGCCTCAAATACGATAAACTGTACAGCGACAAAAACTCTGTCTGCTATGTGTTGTTAATCTGGGCGCTGACTGTTGTTGCCATCGTGCCCAACCTGTTTGTGGGCTCGCTTCAGTACGACCCGCGGGTTTATTCCTGCACATTTGTTCAGTCGGCCAGCTCCGCGTACACCATCGCCGTGGTCTTCTTCCACTTCATTTTACCCATCATGATTGTCACCTACTGCTACCTGCGCATTTGGATATTGGTCATACAGGTAAGGAGACGGGTCAAGCCAGACAATCGACCCAAGTTGACGCCACATGACGTTAGGAACTTTGTTaccatgtttgtggtgtttgtgctCTTTGCCGTGTGCTGGGCACCGCTAAACTTCATCGGACTGGCTGTAGCGATCAAACCGGAGGTTGTGATTCCCCTCATCCCTGAGTGGTTGTTCGTGGCCAGCTACTTCATGGCCTACTTCAACAGCTGCCTTAATGCCATTGTGTATGGCGTGCTGAACCAGAACTTCCGGCGCGAGTACAAGCGTATTGTAGTGTCAGTGTGCACGGCTCGCATCTTCTTCCAGGACAGCTCGAATGATGCAGGGGAGCGGCTCAAGAGTAAACCGTCACCGCTAATGACCAACAACAACCAGGTCAAAGTGGACTCTGTCTGA